GCTGCTGTTCTCGCGCGCGGCGTGGAAGTCGGCCACCTTCTGACCTCTCTGAGTCGGCCACGCGAAAGTCTGTAGAGCTTGTGCTGACGTGAAAGGGCCAGGCTGAGGCTCCAGCGGGCCTCGGGTCTCTGCCTGCCCGGAGCTGTGCGGGACGGGGTGGGAAGTCTGTCCGGGTCAGGCACAGTGTAGGGCTAAGGGGATAGGATTCACTGGCACGCCTTAAAGATGGACTGTGTGCATAGGCttgtttgaggaaggaagatgggcTCTTGTGCCGCTCTCTGGAGCTTcgagagagaaagtaggaaaacAACGTGAATCCGAGACGAGTAGTAGATTTTCTGGACCACGAAAGTGTGGCCACCAAGTGTGCCAGCAATGAAAGGAAGGAGTGTGGCCTAGTGGGTAGCAATTCTGTATCCTCATCAGTGGAGGAGCACAGCCTCAGCCCATGAGATGAGCAGAGAACAGATGGGCCCCTCACTCTAGGAGCCATTGTCTTCACAGGGTGGGGGCTCGGCTGTGATTGATATGGAGAACATGGATGATACCTCAGGCTCCAGCTTCGAGGATATGGGTGAGTTACATCAGCGCCTGCGTGAGGAAGAAGTGGACGCTGATGCAGCtgctgcagaagaggaggagggagagttcCTTGGCATGAAAGGCTTTAAGGGACAGCTGAGCCGGCAGGTGGCTGACCAGGTAAGCAGATGGGAAAGTGGACCCGTGTACGTCCCATGTTGATGTAGGTTTTTCAGTTAGAATTACACAGAAATCCAGCAGAGACAGGATGACAGCCCGGAGCCGAGAGTGTAATAATACCATCTCCCTTCAGATGTGGCAGGCAGGGAAGAGACAAGCTTCCAGAGCCTTCAGTCTGTATGCCAACATCGACATCCTGAGACCATACTTTGATGTGGAGCCTGCCCAGGTCCGAAGCAGGTGAGGAGCCTTCTCAGACCAGTCTGCTCTCACGTCCAGTCCTCACCCAGACTACAGCCAGATACTGACCCTAAGCTCTGGTGGGCTCCCCTTCTGTAACTCCATCACCCAGCCTTCAGTCATACTGAGCCCAAATTCCGGCGGGCTCCCCAACTGTAACCCCATCACCCAGACTACAGTCAGATACTGACCCTAAACTCTGGCGGGCTCCCCTACTGTAACCCCATCACCCAGACTACAGTCAGATACTGACCCTAAACTCTGGCGGGCTCCCCTACTGTAACCCCATCACCCAGACTACAGTCAGATACTGACCCTAAACTCTGGCAGGCTCCCCTACTGTAACCCCATCACCCAGACTACAGTCAGATACTGACCCTAAACTCTGGCGGGCTCCCCTACTGTAACCCCATCACCCAGACTACAGTCAGATACTGACCCTAAGCTCTGGCGGGCTCCCCTACTGTAACCCCATCACCCAGACTACAGTCAGATACTGACCCTAAGCTCTGGCGGGCTCCCCTACTGTAACCCCATCACCCAGACTACAGTCAGATACTGACCCTAAGCTCTGGCGGGCTCCCCTACTGTAACCCCATCACCCTAGTCACCAAACCTGCTGCCGATTGCAGCATGGCAAAAGTCCGTCGGCTGTGTCCTCTATCCAGCATGTTAGCCACTGTCCCTCCACACCTCGCTCCAACAGTGCTCGCTCTGTTCTCATTCCCCCAGACTCCTAGACaactcttctttcttccaccaGGCAGCTCTTCAGACAGCAATACATTCTTATTCCTGGGCTGGTCTCCCCAGAGACCAGCTACACCTCTGAAGCAAGCTCTGCCGCCTTGAGCATAGTCATTCACTGACTTCTCAAGAACTGGATTCAGTCCTGGCTTGGTTCTTTCTGAGCCTTGAACCAGTGCTGATacagaacccagggctctgtacaCTGAGGTTTTATTCTGTGATAACGGATTCATTGGTGAGGATAGGTGGGAGCCTTGCCGTTGAGTGCGGTCACAACACAGTGCTCTAGTACGACTGTGGGACACACAGAAAGGACACTTGAGCCCGAAAGGGAAGCTTCCCAGAAGAAGTAATGTCTAAACTAAAAAGAATAATCCAAGAAACCTTGCTAAAACACAAGAATAAGCGAAGGTATAGTAGTCGTagacaaagagagaaatgacctctttttttattctgtgtgcatgtccataccactttaaatacatttttcaagAGAAACGCCCACTGCCTGAAAAAATATAAGTGGTTGCACTGCTCTCGGGGCTTCCACATTTTGGGTACCCTCCACTTGCTTTCGCCTGTCTTCTATAGGCCATGTAGTAAATCCTCGGCTCTCTCCAAGTTTTCCAGGTAGCTGCTACTCCACTCACCTCAGAGAGTTGACCTCGCACAAAGTGATTCCTTTCATTCCCTGtctttttcccctccccctcgTTCAGTATGTCCTCTGGCCCCTCCCTGTCCCCTGGTGATAGAGGCTTGAGTAAGATACAGACCCTGCCCTTCAGAATCTCAGCATATTGCTGcatctgctctcctctcccctctcctagGCTCCTGGAGTCCATGATCCCTATCAAGATGGTCAGCTTCCCCCAGGTGACTAGGGAATGGCATGTGTGCAGAGCCGGGGAGGCTTCAGGGTAGAGTGTGGGCCAGGAGGCCCAGCCTCCAGTCTGAATGTATTGTGTGCTGACAGAAAGTCGCAGGTGAGCTCTACGGACCCCTCATGCTGGTCTTCACATTGGTCGCCATCCTCCTCCATGGGATGAAGACTTCTGACACCATTATCGTAAGCAGGACACAGACCTTGGGGGTGGGGCTGACGTAGTTGAAGACTGCTGAGGATATGATGGTGTGACACCTGAGTGATGACCTGGGCGAGATCACAGTGTCTCAGCCCTAAGCAAAGCCTTCACCCTTCACCCCGCAGCGGGAGGGCACCCTGATGGGCACAGCCATTGGCACCTGCTTCGGATACTGGCTGGGTGTCTCGTCCTTCATTTATTTCCTTGCCTACCTGTGCAATGCCCAGATCACAATGCTCCAGATGCTCGCACTGCTGGTAAGGAGCCGGTCCTGGGAGTGGACAAGGAGAGCCTGAGGTCAGTAAGGTCCTGGTCCGCTGCTCTCCAGGCATCTGTGGACCTGGGATGGGAGGAGCAGGCCAGAGAGCCCTCCATGGAGCCAAAGGCCACTCCAGCCCAAGTGATGGTGCTCTCATCTCTCTCCCCGCAGGGCTATGGCCTGTTCGGGCACTGTATTGTCCTGTTCATCACCTATAACATTCACCTTCATTCCCTCTTCtacctcttctggctgctggtgGGTGGGCTCTCCACCCTGCGCATGGTAAGCTGAGCAGGTTTTGCTGTTCACCCACAAAGGACTCTACAGGTTCTGCCCTGGCTATCTTCTCCATCCGTCCTTTAAAACAGGCCTTCTGAACTGTGTACCTGTGGCCCTAGGTGGCAGTGTTGGTGTCACGGACTGTAGGCCCCACCCAGCGGCTGCTCCTCTGTGGCACACTGGCAGCGCTGCACATGCTCTTTCTGCTCTATCTGCATTTTGCCTACCACAAGGTGGTAGAGGGTAAGTGGCAGGAGGGTCTGTAGTGGGGAGTGGGCTGGATGAGCAGACCCGGGGGCCTGCCTAGCCAGTTCTCACTCATCCTGCATCCTTCCTCCTTTAGGGATCCTGGACACCCTGGAGGGCCCCAATATCCCACCCATGCAGAGGGTCCCAAGAGACATCCCTGCGGTGCTCCCTGCTGTCAGGCTTCCTGTTACTGTGGTTAATGCCACCGCCAAGGCAATAGCCGTGACCCTGCAGTCACACTGACCCTACCTGAAAGCCTTGGCCAGCCCTGACCCCCAGCTCTGGAGAGAGGAAGATTGAAGGACAGTACTGAGGACGTGTATCTCTTTGATGAGGTCTGCAGCAGACACTGAGCTGACGCTCCTAAACACCTCCTTGGCATGGGGCTTGGCTTCTCAAAGGCACGAGGCCAGAAACTCCTGGCCAGGACTGCAAGCCTCTGCAGCCAAGTGCAGAATATGGGTCAGCTCTTCTGAGGCCCTCACCACCtacccctctttcctctccctttccctcctgtctTGCTAAATATAGACTTGGTAATTAAAATATTGATTGAAGTCTGGAACTACAGCTCCTGTTCCAGCCATTCTCCTGTCACCCTACCTCAGATACACATTTCCGTTCTGTCAGCAGTGCTGATGCCGTATGTCTTCTGATTATAGACACTGCCCTGAGGGCTAGAGATACTTGACCCACAGAACAGCAGGCAGGACCAAGCATGAGAGCCACAatcctcacatacatgtacaccagGCTTAAGTCCAGGCTGGCTGTACTTTGGAGAAGCCGATGCAGCAATGACAAATGAATAAGTTTCCACTGGCATCATTGCAAGGACCTCTGCACCTGGGCACTGTCAGATAATGTCCACATGCAGCTGATATTTGAAGCCAAAGATGGTTCTACTGAGGCTTAGATTTCTGTTTTCCCTCCAGGTGTTATTTTTGAGTACCACCACCCTTTAGCCTCCATTGAAGAAGTAAATTCAGGCTGAGTGTGATGGTGTattccttttaatcccagcactcaggaggcagaggctggtggttCTCTGTGACgtcaagaccagccttgtctacaaagtgagttccaggccagttagggcCAGACctgtttcaataaaaataaattcagagtGCTTGGTAAAACCAGATGCTGCTTTTTGGGAGAacttgagttccattcccagcacccatggggggtggctcacaactgcttgtaactcccctccagccccaggagctCCAGTGATCTCCGAGGTCACCTGCACTCACTGCACAGACACATGCGTACACAATTACAAATAAAACctggggcttggagagatggctcgggaacgagtgcactgctcttgcagaggacctgaattcagtagTTCAGTTCCAGCTTCCAAGGTGGCTGGCTCAGATtttcctgtaactctagctccctTTTGGCTTCTGCAAGCATCTATATACCTGTAGtgtgcacaaaaataaaaaaaataataatttaaaaatatttacataaattcAAATAGTTAACGGAGGGAGGAGGGCTTTTGGctttactgggtttttttttcttttttttggttttgggtttgtttggggcttttttttGGGCGGGGGGCTAGGGAGAGTTCCAGACAAAGTCTCTTTATGTAGCTTATctctgtctatcctggaactcactctgtagaccaggctggttttgaaatcaccaagatctgcctgcctgtctcccaagtgctgggattataggtgtgtgccaccacagtccaATTTTTAGCTcacttttttaaaaggaaaaaatgacacTTCTTCCTATTATACTGCCCTGTTGCACAAATGAAGCCCCCACTGCAATCATAGGGATAAAATTCGATTTCGCTTTGCTCCAGTCACTTTacacatccccacccccacaccgaTCCCCACAGCTTTGGGTTGATGTGACACCCTTTGATTTTGGCAGTCCCATTCTCCTGGATATTAAAACGTCTTCAAGGCTGGTTCACCTGCCCTACCCTAGGGATTCTGTCCTGCGCAGCCGTATTGACCGGGAAGTCCCCGTGGACCGGAATCCCCACGCATGCTACGCCTCGCGTCACTGGGTtatggggcggggcggggcacGGATTAAAGGGCCTAGGGACTGATTGTTCAGGGTATTGGAGACGGCGCAGAATCTCTGGATTTAGACTTTAAGAATGGAAAAGCACTGGAGAATAAGTAAATGAAGTCGAAATGGCACCAAAGGCTGTCTCAACGTGACTTGCCTCCACCCTGAATCCCTGTACTCTTCAAGCTGTCAGGCCCTCGGATCCCAGTTCTTCGCCCTAAGACAAGCATCGTGCGCCGGCCGCGTGGTTCATACCGGGAGGGGCGGGGCAAGAGCCAGTGACGCAACCGTTGCTATAGGAACTCGCCGCCTGCTCCGTTGCAGCAGCCTAAGCTGAGCTGCATCCCGCCCCGGCTGTCCCCCAGAGCCGTGCTGCCGGGCCCGGGGCCCGCAGAGCGGGCGCGGCCTCCAAAGCCGCGAGGGAAAGGACCAGCGCGGGCGGCTGCGGCTCTGTCCCGGGGCCGCCCCCTCCCCCGTGCCGCTCCTCCGCCTCTCCGCATCCCGGGCCCGCGCCTGCTTTCGCTCCCGCCGCGGCCCGGGCTCGCTTCGTCCCCGCCACAGCCACGGACGCCTCCGCTCCGGCTGCGACCCCAACCGAGATCGAGACCTCAGTCCCTGCCCCGCCCCAGACCGCAGTCGGGCCAACTTCTGCCCAGGCCGGGACACTGGTGCCAGCCCCCAGGCCCATTCGTGGGGACCATGCTGCCCAGCTCCATCCAGATTTCCGGGGAGCCGCTGTCAGGCGCTGAGGTGCGGGATATCTGCCGCGGCCTGCGCGACAACGCGGTGCGCCTGCTCTCGTTGCGCGGTTGTCGCCTGTGTGACCGCGACTTCGGACGCATCTGCCGGGCCCTAGCTGGAGCCACATCCCTGGCGCAGCTCAACCTTAACCTGGGCGTCGTGTCCAGCCCCAGCCGCATCAAGCAGCTGGCAGAAGCGCTACGGACCAACCGCTCCATCCAGTCCCTCTTGTGAGTGTGTCCCCTCGCAAGGGGGTCCCGGCTACTGCACCCCCTACCACCTCCTGCATCTCCACATTACCTTCCAGTACCTGTTTTTCCACCGTCCCGCCTTCGCAACCTCTAATGCACACATCTTTCTTCTGGGTCCACCACACCCTCCCAGAAACATGGATCATTTCTAGACTTTGCTCCACATTCAGCCCCGCAGGAGAGCTGGAATGCCTAGCTCTTCCTGGTAGGGAATGTCGttcctccccatcccatccccagtTACTTCATTGTGAACCCCTCATTTCTGAGGAAGGGTCACCTCCCACGGAGACTACACCCCAGCCCTTCCCACTGAAAGATCTTAGAGACATCGTGAGCATATATGCCAGCTCCCCAGTCCACTACCCACACCGTTCCCTGTGCAATGTTCTCATTACCAATTCCTACAACAGAAAGAAACCACACTCCCTTTCCATCGTACGCCTTCAAATCTAGAATTTCCGTTCTTCCTCCCATTCTTGTCTCGGGGTAAGGGCAGCTTTCTCAGATAAAGCTCGTGATTCCAATGTAATCTCATCTCAACCTTCAGCCTGCACGGGAGCCCACTGACGGATGCGGGACTGGCCTTGCTGAACCCTGCCCTGGCTCTCCATCCTGCCCTGGTGGCTCTTGACCTGGGAGACTGCATGCTGGGTGATGAAGCCATCAACCTCATCTGCGGCCTCCTCCCTCCAGACGGGGCCAAGTCTGGTGAGCAGGGCCCTTCTGAGTGCATGGGCTGAATGCGGGAGAAGGGGGTGTGGCCCAGTGCTGAGAGCTGGGAATGCCTTCTTACCCTTCTTAGGAAGGGAGAAGTTCAGGGACTGAGCCAAGTGGAAACAATGGTGATCCAAGCAGGGGAGGCGTGAGTAGGTCCCTAATTGCTCCAGACTACTATGGTTGGGGGCAAGGTGTCTCCCAGCCATTAGGCTAATCCCATAGATGCATGGTAGAGAAGGGACTGGAGAAGGGCCTGACTCCACCCATCCTGGATTCTCACTGATGCTGCTGCCTAGGTTTGAAGGAGCTAACACTGAGTGCCAACCCTGGCATCACCCCTAAGGGCTGGAGCCGCCTCGCCATTGCTGTGGCCCACAGCTCCCAAGTCCGCGTCCTCAACCTGGACTACAATCCCCTGGGTGAGCTTAAGATCATTCCCTTCCATTTTCACTGCTCCTTCCCCATCCAGAGACCACCAGTTGCTACACATAGTAACCCCCATGCAATGAAGGGAAGATGAATGAGAACTCCCAGGGGTCTTGTAAAGGAGCCAGATGACCAACAGGTAGGTTAAAGCCTCCATCAGAACCCGTGGATCTGATGCATCTCACTCCTTTTCTGGCCACTCACCTGCGTCTCccggccaggcatggtggtcctGACCAGGACTAAGGATTAACAGACCTCTGTAATCTCAGGTAGCTGAGAATTTGTGCTGTCTCCCTAGGTGACCATGTGGCAGGGATGCTGGCTGTAGCTGTGGCCTCAAGCCGTACCCTAGAAGTCCTAGACTTGGAGGGCACAGGGCTCACCAACCAGTCAGCTCAGGTGAGAGGGCAATGTTTTGGAGACAACTAGGTGAAAGACTGAGATAATCCGTGCCGGGGACAGACCCAAGGGCTGCCTAaattgtgttgtgttgttttgttttttttcaagacagggtttctctgtgtaccatcctggctgtcctggaacttgctttgtagaccaggctggccttgaactcactgagatccacctgcctctgcctcccaagtgtgcaccatcaccacccagcttcattgttttaattttattttattatttttttaaatatttatttatttattatgtatacaatattctgtctgtgtgtatgtttgcaggccagaagagggcaccagacctcattacagatggttgtgagccaccatgtggttgctgggaattgaactccggacctttggaagaacaggcagtgctcttaaccactgagccatctctccagccccattgttttaattttataatttaatatttattttctgtgaatgAATGTTTTACCTATATGTCtgtggtgcccatggaggtcagaaggtgaTGTCACATAGCTTGTATCTGGAGATAGATGGCGATGAACagccgtgtggatgctgggaagagcagccattgctcttaaccacagagccacaccTCTCCTGTTCATTCTTTCCTGtgctcttttctcccttccccagacCCTACTGGACATGGTAGAAAATTACCCGACTGCTTTGCGGAGCCTGGTGTTGGCTGAGAACAGCATTAGCCCAGAGCTGCAGCAGCAGATCTGTGACCTTCTCtctgagggggaggaagaggaagagggagcaggaggggctGTTGACACCCAGGAGTGGGGGAGAGGCCGGGAGCCTGCTCCCCACCAGAGGGGTGGCAGCTCCTGGATGTGCCCCAGCGGTAAGAACCTGGAGAATGAATGAGAGCTAGGTCTGGAAGATCTGGAACAAGGGGGTGGTGCTGGGAAACCAGGCCATGGCTTTCATCTGTTTGTGACACTCACTAAGGAACATCCTTTACCCTTTCACAGATCCCAGCTCTCAGATGGTGCTAATGACATCAGGACTAGGGGACAGTCTGTTAGCAGAGACCGAGATGTGACTCTCCATGTGGGCTTCTGCACATCATTGCATTTGTGTGTCCCCACTACCTTCTTCCACATGGCAGTGGGCTCTGGCAGCTCCTGGCAGTGGTGGGAGGCTCTGGAAGCTGTCACTGGGCAACAGCcttgggggatggggtggggatgggacttgaacccagggtaCTGAACTTTGAACTTGTTGGCAGCTCTGGCTGCAACCCGCTGGCTCGGAACAGATTTTATAAACTGCACAACCTGGCTTGTAGCTGTAGTCACTGGGGGATGACCAGTGGGAGGGACCGGCAGTACCACTAATCAGTGTTAGGGGGATATCACTCTACAGCTCAGACTCTTAAGAGGTCAGCCTAGGTCTAGGACCTAGGGGTTCTGGGAGTTCAGATGCCTGAAGATAACCGGAGCAAGAAGCTGAGCTGAACTTTATCCTCCTTCTACAGGGAAGCTTAATATTAGCCCCGCTGTTATCTGACACCTCTTCCTCATGCCTTGGCCAAGGGAAGCCAGGTAGAACAGGCTAAAGGGGAGTCTCTGGAAAAGACTAGGAGAAGTTGGATTAGAAATACTCAAGTGTTGGACAGGTGTTCAGCAGTTAACACATGACCCCAGTTCCAGAGTACcaaacctctggcctctgtggccaccTGCATGCACGTCTGTGCACATGCgtacgcacacacaaacactcaaaaAATGTTAGCTAGGCATGGTaggtcacacctttaattttagcactggaggcagagggttctgtgaattccaggccagcctggtctacatgagatgccattcaaaaataaaaaataagaacgGGGATTACAGTAGGAAGGAGAAAGTCATTAAGGCAAATTAAACCATACctgtaaaataagttttatttgattttaaaagtcattaatGTGAAAAATTTTCCAAATCTCAGAGTAACAGTCTAGAGCCAAGGTTAAGAGGGGGCCAGGCCTCACCTGGAGCCTAGCTTGTGGCCCCTAAAGTCCCACCCTCTCTCTGGAAGGGATGGTGGGAACAGCAGAGGGGAGCCCTGAGTGAGTCCACCCTTGTCCCTAGGGCCAGCTGGGCCACGCCTAAGAGCAGCTCATGCAGCAGAAAGAGTAATCAGAGGTCAGGAGCTTCAGTGATACCCTCCCCTAACAACCAAAGCTCTTGGATACGGAAGAGGAATGGAAAATGAACACTGGCAAGCTGGGCGCTTCCCCATGAAAACACCTGGGCAGACGGAATGGCGGGAAGCGCTCAGGACTCTCACTACCCTTGGAGAACAAGCACcccaagaggaaaggaaaaaatcagGAGGCAAGCTGGTATCAGTCAGTGCCGACGCAGGTGCAAGATTTGGTGTGGGCCTCACGCACATAGGACACAGCTACCCAGGTCTGAGGAAAGGGTTCAGAAGCCGTCTGCAGCCCTGAGGGATGGTGGCAGGAAGGCAAGTGGGCTTAGCTAAGCAGGGTGCCCTGTTCCTGGGCCTGCGTTAGGCTGTCCTTGCGGTGCAAGTGGTGTACTCCCATTCTCTTGGGGCTGCGCTGGGGGCGGCTGGAACTGGGGAGTGGCCAGGCCCTGCCATCAATGTGGGAAGTACTAGGTCCTTCCCCTGTGCCCTCATTACCAGGCAACAGGCTCTGGCGCTCTTCCTCGGGGCTGACAGGCAGGTTCagcacttcttcttcctcttccctgggaaagacagAGTCAGGCTGTGTTGGTAGCAAAAGTCCACTCTCATTGCGTGGAGAGGTTTGTGGGGCCTCAGCGTGGCTCGGGGAGAAATGAAGCTGTAGTTCAGGGAGTGCGTCGCGTCCAAAGGCTGTGCGCTGGGCCACAGCGGCAGGAGGCGGGGTGCGGTCTACAAATGCACGCTGCCAGCTGGCCAGCAGATCCTCTTCAGAGCTGGCAGAGCTGGCTGGGGCACTGAGTGCTGAGGGGGCTGGACTAGGCTGGTGATGGGGTGAGCCTTGGGCTGAGGCAGGACTGCTAGGCACGGGGCTGCGGTGGA
The nucleotide sequence above comes from Microtus pennsylvanicus isolate mMicPen1 chromosome 7, mMicPen1.hap1, whole genome shotgun sequence. Encoded proteins:
- the Yipf3 gene encoding protein YIPF3 isoform X1; its protein translation is MATTATPASGVRNGAGPEWGGFEENIQGGGSAVIDMENMDDTSGSSFEDMGELHQRLREEEVDADAAAAEEEEGEFLGMKGFKGQLSRQVADQMWQAGKRQASRAFSLYANIDILRPYFDVEPAQVRSRLLESMIPIKMVSFPQKVAGELYGPLMLVFTLVAILLHGMKTSDTIIREGTLMGTAIGTCFGYWLGVSSFIYFLAYLCNAQITMLQMLALLGYGLFGHCIVLFITYNIHLHSLFYLFWLLVGGLSTLRMVAVLVSRTVGPTQRLLLCGTLAALHMLFLLYLHFAYHKVVEGILDTLEGPNIPPMQRVPRDIPAVLPAVRLPVTVVNATAKAIAVTLQSH
- the Lrrc73 gene encoding leucine-rich repeat-containing protein 73 isoform X2 encodes the protein MLPSSIQISGEPLSGAEVRDICRGLRDNAVRLLSLRGCRLCDRDFGRICRALAGATSLAQLNLNLGVVSSPSRIKQLAEALRTNRSIQSLFLHGSPLTDAGLALLNPALALHPALVALDLGDCMLGDEAINLICGLLPPDGAKSGLKELTLSANPGITPKGWSRLAIAVAHSSQVRVLNLDYNPLGDHVAGMLAVAVASSRTLEVLDLEGTGLTNQSAQTLLDMVENYPTALRSLVLAENSISPELQQQICDLLSEGEEEEEGAGGAVDTQEWGRGREPAPHQRGGSSWMCPSDPSSQMVLMTSGLGDSLLAETEM
- the Yipf3 gene encoding protein YIPF3 isoform X2, which produces MATTATPASGVRNGAGPEWGGFEENIQGGGSAVIDMENMDDTSGSSFEDMGELHQRLREEEVDADAAAAEEEEGEFLGMKGFKGQLSRQVADQMWQAGKRQASRAFSLYANIDILRPYFDVEPAQVRSRLLESMIPIKMVSFPQKVAGELYGPLMLVFTLVAILLHGMKTSDTIIREGTLMGTAIGTCFGYWLGVSSFIYFLAYLCNAQITMLQMLALLGYGLFGHCIVLFITYNIHLHSLFYLFWLLVGGLSTLRMGSWTPWRAPISHPCRGSQETSLRCSLLSGFLLLWLMPPPRQ
- the Lrrc73 gene encoding leucine-rich repeat-containing protein 73 isoform X1, producing the protein MLPSSIQISGEPLSGAEVRDICRGLRDNAVRLLSLRGCRLCDRDFGRICRALAGATSLAQLNLNLGVVSSPSRIKQLAEALRTNRSIQSLFLHGSPLTDAGLALLNPALALHPALVALDLGDCMLGDEAINLICGLLPPDGAKSGDHVAGMLAVAVASSRTLEVLDLEGTGLTNQSAQTLLDMVENYPTALRSLVLAENSISPELQQQICDLLSEGEEEEEGAGGAVDTQEWGRGREPAPHQRGGSSWMCPSDPSSQMVLMTSGLGDSLLAETEM